One genomic window of Salvia miltiorrhiza cultivar Shanhuang (shh) chromosome 4, IMPLAD_Smil_shh, whole genome shotgun sequence includes the following:
- the LOC131019356 gene encoding pathogenesis-related thaumatin-like protein 3.5, whose translation MALVINHLGTFLLIVFLFVASSGVRVSKCTKFTIINNCNETIWPGIHPSNFSTGGFGLRPNQSAVFSPPPAWHGRIWARTACDFTHNGTCQTGGCGPSLQCTGPGQPPASIAEFALGGDIDYYDVSLVDGFNLPLLIVPLGGKGNCSSAGCDVDLRPDCPPELAMRSGGKVVACRSACNAFDTDEYCCRAAFSTPMRVCRRTTREGSKWPALQLIASRMMIQQVLLRAPLQIICSLFDLQSKYILVLYVLV comes from the exons atggcATTGGTGATCAACCATCTTGGCACATTTTTGCTCATCGTTTTTCTTTTCGTAGCATCATCAG GGGTAAGAGTATCCAAGTGCACAAAATTTACCATCATCAACAACTGCAACGAGACCATATGGCCCGGAATCCACCCCAGCAACTTCAGCACAGGCGGCTTCGGCCTCCGCCCAAATCAGTCGGCCGTGTTCAGCCCCCCGCCCGCATGGCACGGCCGCATATGGGCCCGCACTGCTTGCGACTTCACCCACAACGGTACGTGCCAGACGGGCGGCTGCGGCCCTAGCCTCCAGTGCACCGGGCCAGGGCAGCCGCCAGCCTCCATTGCCGAATTCGCCCTCGGAGGCGACATCGACTACTACGACGTCAGCCTCGTCGACGGCTTCAACCTGCCCCTCCTCATTGTGCCGCTAGGCGGCAAGGGCAACTGCAGCTCCGCTGGCTGCGACGTTGACCTGCGGCCCGACTGCCCGCCCGAGCTCGCCATGAGGTCGGGTGGGAAGGTCGTGGCCTGCCGGAGCGCTTGCAACGCATTCGACACCGATGAATACTGCTGCAGGGCGGCCTTCTCGACTCCGATGCGTGTTTGCCGACGGACTACTCGAGAAGGTTCAAAGTGGCCTGCCCTGCAGCTTATAGCTTCGCGTATGATGATCCAACAAGTATTGTTACGTGCTCCGCTGCAGATTATATGCTCgctttttgatcttcaaagtaagTATATCTTAGTTTtgtatgttttagtttaa